TTGTagctggagttttgggagacGAATGTTGTCACATTCTTGTACTGATATAGGATCCTAACTGCTAGacagtcctgggtctttttagttgtgttttctgtttaaaaataaaagtttcaacactggagactcctcctGTAAACGATTAAGTACATGAGCAACGCCATTTCTGTTTAGGATCTGCCCCGTGAATTTAGCCGTTTAGCCGTAGGAGAAGAGGACGATTCTCATCTAGAAACAATGATTCTTCTCCATCAAGcgaggaaaaagtgtgtgtgtaacagtattCGATTTTTTCAGCGGGATTACAGTATTCTAATGTCGACGCTTTACAAGTGCTGGTAGCGTTAGCACCGAACTCCTCTGTGCTTCACTACATTAATGTAACCTTTTCACCTACACTATGCAGAAAATGTCCAAAACTTtgtgacacctgactataagattatGTGCTTCTTATTAAACATCCTCATTCCATCTTGAGTCTTcaattgctcttataataagctccactcctataagaaggtgttttagtagatgatgtggagatttgtgcgaGATTCATTCACAaggatgtgtgttagtaaagacaggtactACAGAatttaggtgaggtgaagagacctggggtggagctctatagcgggagatctttcacacaatcccaacccatggaaagcagatcttcatggcgtTGGCTTTTtgctaacagtttgggtaaGAAGCACATATAGATGAAAAAACTGGTGTTTTTTGGTAGTGTAGGTAAATAATCAGATTTCTAAAGCTGGTGAGATATCACTCTCTTATTTAATCCAAATGTAAGAATGAGAGGAAGGAAAATACGCCACATTTTACCTCACAAAACTCTTTGACTTGATTTCCGTCGCCGTCTCGCTCGCTTCGGTGCTGTTTGGATGGAACTTAGATGTAAGATATTAGATAAGATATTAAAGAAATTTTATATAAGTAAAAGCTCATTCAGAAGTGAGTTATGGATTTGATTTCCTGTAATCGCAGTGTTGTAACttctgttttgttgtgttgtgttttagatACAAATAACTGAACTGATGTAAATGAGGACAATAAAAGTGCAATAtttattgtgtaatatttattgtgttactggtcataagtacggtgtgatttttgagcatcgcattccacatttagtcccagtttacttttctaattccctccactcttctgggaagatgttccactagattttgttgtgtgcttatggatatttattCTTTAGCCACATGTGTGTTACAAagggcaggtactgatgtaggtgaggagacctggggtgcagtcagcgttcacattcatcccaaaggtgttcagtagagatgagatcagagctctatagcaggagatcttcctctccaaagcatgtaaaccagatcttcaaggagctcactttgtgcacaggggcatcaccatgctggagcaggttttgggtttccaagttcaagtgaatgtaaaatttttattttagcgagatctaaagacgtcctgtaaaACTGAGTGCcttcagatttgtggtaacagtttggaagagaaccacatacagtatagcaggaaaggtcagttgtctgaatacttttggaaatatagtgtaggtaaataaataaaaaatgaatagcaaaatataatttacttaGCAAGGAAGTAAAGGTACACTGACCCTTTGGTTAACATGACGTGTAATACAGATTATACATAGATACAAAGACTCCAGTGGAGGACAAGTGCACAAAcattgagttaaagtagagtaAAATGATCCAAATCTAAACAAGTTTAAAATAAGGCACacactcgaccctgattggtgacttgctgcgtcagtttttattcactcataaataaaaaaaacgactgatttcacaaaatgtagttgagtaaaacgTCAGAAATTTGACTGTAGTGAAGGTACAGTAAAAATCTTCCCacatggaaacacttcagtaaagtacagataaatgATGAAGCTactaacaaattacatttacttcttttCTGTCCACCACTGTGAACAATTTTCAATTCGACTTTAGCATTTAATGTTCTGCTGTCTCAGCATCACTGTCTTATCTGTCctgtccatctccatccttcttTCTTGCGAGTTAACGTTTGTCCTTTGCCCATCAaccaatcagtgcagtagtttctaattatttttatttctttattttttgactTAGTAACGgatacaattttaaatgttaagtacaacacttttaaacaaaacatacttaagtaaaagttaaattaattttataatgtaattttcaggtttttctcagctgcttcaAAGCGtatctcagatcagaaatgaaattctcaaaatgaCTTGTTCAACTTTCACCTCTTGGAGTCACTTGTACACATCATAAAGCAAATTCTTTTGTTGCTTTGATGAAAGTGCGAatcttttgcatatttattttgttgcttgtgtacaagtgtctggtGTTTCCACATTatcattatgttcatgttgtTCAAATTCCAGTCTTTCCCATTTATCGCTGTAGCTACGTGCCCAAACCGATCACGCAAAAGGAATCTTCAcgataaataaacatttttttttttattatttaaaatcatcAACCATAAATCATCCTTccacactctttaaacacacacaaaaaacatttgcaagatgaattttgtgtaaatttgtagaaatatcacatttatagtgagtactgtacagtacagtaccgtAGCGTGGCCTATGCGTAGTTTCTcggcttgtttattggttgaagtatCCTATGATGTCAAAAAAGGGGCTGGGTTAAAGATTCACACTTtactgcattctttattttaattagctAAATCTGGTGACGTATCTCTTTAACTCCACCCACTGCGTGTTCTTTGTCTATTTCAGGTaaacttttacttcattttataatgaataattatatttctaataataaatttccgtatttcaacataaaactccataaaaacaattcactaTAAGTTTAGATTTTACTCGATAAATTGGGACCATTCGCGAAACAAAATAGTTATGTGCCAAAATGAAAATCGCGATAAAGTAGGAACGCGAGATTCGAACTATTCACGTTTCActtgaatagttttaacccccaaaacctctcagcatcagttcattgcgtAAGTCATTGAAAGCCaaatgattaaaccagttgtcagaatctatCAAGCTTAAAttccttttaaacatttattcatcagatcaaccaatgatcaactagtcCTCTGAAACAGGTCAAAGGTTAATCTTGTGGACCTTCAGTTGGCGACAGAcagaacaaaacacagaattacaatttctgaaaatgcttTTACAGTTCAGTGTAAATCCTGTCAAATTAATCCATTTGTGCTGCTAAAATTCATAGATTTCGTAAATTTTCGATCACTGTAACCCAAACCCTAGTTTACAGCtgaaaaacactgaaactgggaatgagatgttcattgacacaaatccTGACTTTTGATAGATGAACGAAGGAACTTGGGAAAAGTGCAGGTTTTTCAAGAAATCCAGTTTTGTGCTCTTTGGAGAaatagttttgagaaatgcactgatttgcaaatattaaggataatTCGAGAAATgttccaaagcaactgaggaaaCTTGGTTCAAATTGGATTCCAAATATCTGCCCACCTGCCTTGTGTCATTGGAGCACAAATGTAGTTATGTAGGTATGAAGTACAGACCCCCAGGTTTAAATCTGAGAGAATTTACACAGAGAAACCTCCTCCATCCAAACTCAGgaagaccatcacactactgggGTCTCCTTAAGATCTTCCAGAACACAATTCCAGCGACAACAGCAAAAGTAAAAACACCAACGATGATACTAATCCATACTCTACTTTTTAGGATTTGGTGCCCGTTCACAGGCAGCACTTCATCCTTCTCCAAGCTGCTGTGCTGAATGATGCAGGTGTAGTTGTGTTTCTGCAGCTCCTCAGCTGGGACTTTCAGAATGCTCCTCTTCTGGAAACTTCCATCCCCATTGGGTAACGTTTCTCTGAGCTCCACATCCTCGAATACGTCCTCACTGTCCTTCTGCCAGGAGATCATCAGTGCTTTGGGGAAGAAACCTGTAGCATGACATACCACCACTAGAAAAGTGGATCCTTTCTGGAACAGAAATGTCTCAGGATGAACTTTCCTCTCCAGAGTGTGGTTCACGTATTTCTGTAGCCATTTAGGACAGGTGTTCTTCAGGTAATTCTCCTCTTTCTTATTCTCAGCCGTTTCACTGTCCCACGCGTACTTGGTGATCTGAGCTTTAGGTTCAGGAGCAACCCAGGTTAAAGTGTTCACATCAAAGCTGATAaaatcatctccatcataaccGTACTGATTATATCCTCCAACAGTGCGGTCACCATCAACCTCAACCTCACAGCCCACCAGCCACTGAACTGTGTGAACTCCTTCAGTCTGATTGAAGAGACCCATGAGATTATCCACATTGACTTTAAAGATCTCCTCAGTTCCCCACCCAATGTCTGTCTGCATGTTCCAGTAATCTTCTCCCTCAATGTTCTTGATCCACTGCGTCCTTGGGATAGTTCTTCCGATGTTACTGTCGTAATACATAAACTGCTCTCCATCCACCTGACCCACAATAGTGAACTCTGGGAAATGTAGTCCTGGTGTAACTGCAGTGTAAATGTACTGCAGAGAGTGTTTTactgtaaaagtgtaaaaacacacacacacacacacacacacacacacacacacacacacacacacacacacacagtaacagaatctacactctcacacactcaattTTTTAATTCTGAAATCTTTGATGTATTATTTTGGGTTAATCGGGTTATTAATTATATgtagtatttattttgtaacttTCTCAGATCTTCCTTTTTAACAGCTTTACTGTTtattatatagaaaataaacatgATCAAAAGTACAATATTAAAGATGAAGTAGGTACAGAAGGTAGTAACGATTGTAGAACTCACCTGCTGATGacagatgaaaagagaaaacgAGGAAAATCAGTACTGAGCTGCAGAGTACCATTTCTAATACACACCAAACACCAAACACCAAACCCTAATCTATTATTTACTGATTTAATCTTCTACATTCTACTTCGCTTTAACGCGTTTTCACCCTGAttacttcactatttaacaCAGTTGAATCTGTAAGAGAGATCCAGATCCTCCTGCTCTTCCTGTATACACTGAAAACCTGTTCCTGTACTACCTGAAAGTTAGTTTGGGGGGGGCGGGgcaacaagtaaaaaaaaaaaagcatttatatcACGgctctaaccaatcagaattgagtcTCATCATTTCCCAGGAGAGCAGAATTACTccgaaagtgaaagtaaaaaaaaataatgaagttTAATAATAGTGTTTATTATCATCACGCTTTCTATTTACACCCGTTTACACTATAAAACACgcttaaaataaatcatgttttaaatgattgttcttgttaactttaaatatatgatgaatatttaattaggtgattaataatttatgcatttttttaaagatatgtttATTGGGAATGTACAGGTGTGAAATATACAAATGCATGACATTTATCaacacattcctttttttttttttggccattatacaaattaacacaataaaatacactatgtatagactaaacaaaaaaaacaacaataattgtTAGTCAACTAATAAAGTCTAgatgtaaaaacagaaaagaaaacctgAGAAAATCTTAATGTGAAAAATTCTCCACGCGACAATGCGATAAGGCAACGTTTTTAAAAGTCCAAACTTTGTAAACACTTATATTAATAAAGCTTACTATGTACATACGAGCAGATGAGTCCAGAAAACAAACATAACGTTTAATTACGTATTatgcgtttttttttaacccggTGACCATTACAGAAAAATGTTAACAATGCGATAAGACAGtatttttaaaagaccaaactcagTGAATAGATGAATAAAAGAACACACTATGTACAGTATGAGTTGTTTGGTCTTAAAAAATGCTTTCATCGCATTAAACCACGTTAAGGTTTTTCCTTTAACAGTTTTCTCTTGGAGAAAAACACTTAATTAAACGTGTTTCTTTTGTATTCTGTTATTAGTGGTGAGAGcaaggagcaggtggagaagatcctggagaggtggaggtacacgctggagagaagaggaatgaaagtcagtaagtgtaagacagagtacgtgtgtgaatgagggggagggcagtggaggggtgcggttgcagggagaagaggtggagaaggtggaggagttcaggtaccaaagtaatggagagtgtgttagagaagtgaagaaaagagtgcaggcagggtggagtgggtggagaagagtgatagcaggagtgatttgtgatagaagagtttctgtgagagtgaaaggtcaatactatacaaaaacacaatataacaacacatggtattacagagagagacatttcacatatggaggtgaaaaccattttactaaaacaacaaacccagttaaaactccaaacctctacactacaaccacaactgtgcacctacaacatctggagcagttcacaatcaatatttaactaataacatgacaaaaacattaaaatataaataaaacacaacctactcaccagagacacagactcataatgtgcagcgcccccagaggctgtaatccagtggtactgctcgtattcactggtctggaagtggagaacaaacccttttccaGGCTGAGGCAcactagctagcttcagggttggccgacctcctcaccatgactagcttttcttcaaaatggatttttaagtgtcCGAgatcaaatcaatttcttttcctctgtaggtataaaaaagtctaactctgatgtattaatgtgtgcagctacacacgtgttttatcagtcgaactcggctgtaacagtttccctctgaccgaccaatcagaggacggaaaaatgctgatgctattctgggccagcgagctgcactgtgaggagaatctgaaatctgattggttaaagaaacagagctgtttaTTAAGGAGACgatggtaaaagtccagcagtactgattctgaaggctctgagcagattagattgacatggcagcacatagaggctgaaatctgattggacaaaaaaatctaacatccacatacacgtactggaagcagtgcagccgagagaaacgctacaacatgaagagaataaactgttggaaataaattaatacaatttaacggaacaaatattagaatttagcttgtaaatgtaagtcagtgcttctgatagtgtttagaccagcagagaagactttaCTGACCCTGACCGCCCGACACTGGTGAAAATACAGTCAGATTTTGCCTGACagaatacagttttttttccctatgaGTATTATAGTACactaagtttttgctgcactgcttatttatttatttatttaccaattTTTATCgagaggataaaaacgtaactggtgaaacatgcagcgagtcaccaatcaggatcgagcgcacgctctgttttacacgtgttctgattggcgcttggtgcatctactgatcaccaacatacagttcagcatcagttcaacatcaagcagaacatttagagaggaataaatgatgaagaaactccagcacacacgtgacctcatttacaccattttttaagttgttttgtgcacatgatcattataatagaaatcaatcagtgtttgagtcattaatatcattctattaatagatcagtgtgctgagagtcacatttgagtctttacacataaactgaggtaattaagtaaagaatcttgtgatgaaaatgataacaggaacattattgttgaaaattgttttttgtgattttactcaagtgaaagtttagaAGGACACTTTTAGTTAAGTATATGGTTTGTATAATTAATCCACTAGCGGTTTAATAGCAGTAGGGAATAATCCAGATGAACTCTTGTCTACATCACTTAAAAAAAGCAGGAAGGCTTCTGGCAAAACTCAAAATCCATGTGAAGAGTGTTTGGATATATTGAATAAATTTGTCTCCAAAGTTTAGTTTTGAAAGTGGAGACAGAAAACACGGCTCTAATCTGTCGAACGCTGTCACGGCACCATGGGATGTTCCTACACGGAACCCTCGAGGAACATTACCTGCTCCTTGTCGGTTACTGAACCATCCAGTTTGGTCTTTGTGGATATTTTCGTGGACGAGGTTCTCTAGTCGCACAGCAGCTATTTTAGTTATAACTTTAGAGAGAATTCAGAAAACAGAGACGTCtagaagaaccacatttttGTTGATCTTTTCCTGGCTTAGGTAGCAACGTTATGGTCTCCATCTCCAGCGAACACTCGGCCCTCTAGCGCCTCCTTTATTATGTTGTTTGGTCTGTAgttttaatgaatgtttttttaatcttctaaACAACCACCACCTTCCACTTTAATAGAGTGGAAACCTGACATTAACCACACCCTTGtgcctgaatgaatctcacacaaaatgttgtggaacatcttccctgaagagtggagcaaACACTGGGAAACTTTTGGATGTGAAAATTTCACTTGGGAGATataaaccagttccagcatgacacaaagagAGTTCAATAAAGATCTGCTTcccatgggttggaa
This genomic interval from Silurus meridionalis isolate SWU-2019-XX chromosome 22, ASM1480568v1, whole genome shotgun sequence contains the following:
- the LOC124375841 gene encoding BOLA class I histocompatibility antigen, alpha chain BL3-6-like isoform X1, which codes for MVLCSSVLIFLVFSFHLSSAVKHSLQYIYTAVTPGLHFPEFTIVGQVDGEQFMYYDSNIGRTIPRTQWIKNIEGEDYWNMQTDIGWGTEEIFKVNVDNLMGLFNQTEGVHTVQWLVGCEVEVDGDRTVGGYNQYGYDGDDFISFDVNTLTWVAPEPKAQITKYAWDSETAENKKEENYLKNTCPKWLQKYVNHTLERKVHPETFLFQKGSTFLVVVCHATGFFPKALMISWQKDSEDVFEDVELRETLPNGDGSFQKRSILKVPAEELQKHNYTCIIQHSSLEKDEVLPVNGHQILKSRVWISIIVGVFTFAVVAGIVFWKILRRPQ
- the LOC124375841 gene encoding BOLA class I histocompatibility antigen, alpha chain BL3-6-like isoform X2 translates to MYYDSNIGRTIPRTQWIKNIEGEDYWNMQTDIGWGTEEIFKVNVDNLMGLFNQTEGVHTVQWLVGCEVEVDGDRTVGGYNQYGYDGDDFISFDVNTLTWVAPEPKAQITKYAWDSETAENKKEENYLKNTCPKWLQKYVNHTLERKVHPETFLFQKGSTFLVVVCHATGFFPKALMISWQKDSEDVFEDVELRETLPNGDGSFQKRSILKVPAEELQKHNYTCIIQHSSLEKDEVLPVNGHQILKSRVWISIIVGVFTFAVVAGIVFWKILRRPQ